One genomic segment of Brassica napus cultivar Da-Ae chromosome A3, Da-Ae, whole genome shotgun sequence includes these proteins:
- the LOC106443618 gene encoding ethylene-overproduction protein 1-like: protein MHPNLFTTMRTLKFIEGCKATALNPPPPPPPPSTTERAGEKLFQHLHDHLRVNSFRSKSTRTHPPPNQNAAVSKNSLLPYGLPNTDLLEPQIDPSLKFVDLIDKLAEVYRRIENSSQFEKAEAFLEQCAIFKGLSDPKLFRRSLRSARQHAVNVHTKVVLASWLRYERREDELIGTTSMDCCGRNLECPKASLVSGYDPERVYDPCICSGYNADVDVEECSTSEVDYDMSFCIGDEEVPCVRCKIASLSIPFKAMLYGGFRETKRNTINFTRNGISVEGMRAVEMFSRVRKVEMFPPNVVLELLTLANQFCCDELKAACDVFLARLVSNFDDAVLLIEYGLEEAAYLLVAACLQVFLRELPNSMRNPNVVKILCSVEGRERLALVGHASFTLYLFLSQIAMEDDMNSNTTVMVLECLVEHAVETWQRQLACHQLGVVMLERKEYKDAQRWFNSAAKAGHVYSLVGVARSKFKLGHRYSAYKTMNSLISGCSATGWMYQERSLYRIGEEKVLDIDIATDLDPTLTFPYKFRAVSLVEESQFGAAVAELNKILRFKVSPDCLEMRAWISIAMKNFEGALKDIRALLTLEPNFLMFNKKIHGDHMVELLRSLVQRRNQADCWMQLYDRWSSVDDIGSLAVVHHMLANDPGKSLLRFRQSLLLLRLNCQKAAMRSLRLARNHSKSEHERLVYEGWILYDTGHREEALAKAEESVSIQRSFEAYFLKAYALADSTLDPESSKYVIQLLEEALRCPSDGLRKGQALNNLGSVYVDCGKLDLAADCYKNALTIKHTRAHQGLARVYHLKSQRKDAYNEMTKLIEKAQNNASAFEKRSEYCDREVAQRDLVMATQLDPLRTYPYRYRAAVLMDDHKEIEAIEELSKAIAFKPDLQLLHLRAAFFASMRETTDAIRDCEAALSIDPCHKDTINLYHKVREPQA, encoded by the exons ATGCATCCTAATCTATTCACAACAATGCGAACGTTGAAATTCATCGAAGGATGCAAAGCCACGGCTCTCAACCCTCCTCCGCCGCCACCTCCTCCCTCTACCACCGAAAGAGCCGGCGAAAAGCTCTTTCAGCATCTCCATGATCACCTCCGAGTCAACTCGTTCCGTTCCAAATCCACCCGGACTCATCCACCTCCAAATCAAAACGCCGCCGTTTCGAAAAACTCCCTCCTCCCATACGGACTCCCCAACACGGACCTCCTCGAACCGCAGATCGACCCTTCTCTCAAATTCGTAGACTTGATCGACAAGCTAGCCGAAGTCTACCGCCGCATCGAGAACTCCTCGCAGTTCGAGAAAGCCGAGGCCTTTTTAGAGCAATGCGCAATCTTCAAGGGCTTATCGGATCCGAAACTTTTCCGGCGGAGTCTCCGGTCAGCTAGGCAGCACGCCGTTAACGTTCATACCAAAGTTGTGTTAGCTTCTTGGCTACGTTACGAGAGGAGAGAAGATGAGCTGATCGGGACAACATCGATGGATTGCTGCGGAAGAAACCTCGAATGCCCTAAAGCGAGTCTCGTTTCCGGGTACGACCCGGAACGGGTGTACGATCCATGTATTTGTTCTGGGTACAACGCTGACGTTGATGTTGAAGAGTGTTCGACGTCAGAGGTAGATTACGACATGTCCTTCTGTATAGGCGATGAGGAAGTTCCTTGCGTGAGGTGCAAGATAGCGTCTTTGTCAATACCTTTTAAGGCTATGTTATACGGTGGCTTTAGAGAGACGAAGCGAAACACTATCAACTTCACGCGGAACGGAATCTCTGTGGAAGGGATGAGAGCTGTTGAGATGTTTAGTAGGGTTCGAAAAGTTGAGATGTTTCCTCCCAATGTTGTCTTGGAGCTACTCACATTAGCGAACCAGTTCTGCTGCGACGAGTTGAAAGCAGCTTGTGACGTGTTTTTGGCTCGTCTTGTTAGTAATTTCGATGACGCGGTGTTGTTGATTGAGTACGGTTTGGAGGAGGCTGCGTACCTTCTTGTGGCTGCTTGTCTTCAGGTTTTTCTAAGAGAGTTGCCTAACTCGATGCGTAATCCGAACGTTGTAAAGATTCTCTGTAGCGTTGAGGGACGGGAAAGGCTGGCCTTGGTTGGGCATGCTTCCTTTACGTTGTACCTTTTCTTAAGCCAGATTGCTATGGAAGACGATATGAATTCAAACACAACGGTAATGGTGTTAGAATGTTTGGTTGAACATGCGGTGGAGACTTGGCAGAGACAGCTCGCTTGTCACCAGTTAGGTGTTGTGATGCTTGAGAGGAAAGAATATAAAGATGCTCAGAGATGGTTTAACTCAGCTGCCAAAGCAGGTCATGTTTACTCCCTTGTCGGTGTAGCCAGGTCTAAGTTTAAGCTTGGCCATCGATACTCGGCTTATAAGACCATGAACTCGTTGATATCGGGTTGCTCAGCTACTGGATGGATGTACCAAGAGAGGTCTTTGTATCGAATCGGTGAAGAGAAGGTGCTTGATATAGACATTGCCACGGATTTGGACCCAACTCTGACTTTCCCTTACAAGTTCAGGGCAGTGTCATTGGTCGAGGAGAGTCAGTTTGGTGCTGCGGTCGCGGAACTGAACAAGATTCTGAGGTTTAAAGTCTCTCCTGACTGTTTAGAGATGCGGGCGTGGATTTCTATAGCTATGAAGAACTTTGAGGGTGCTTTGAAAGATATAAGAGCGCTTTTGACATTGGAGCCTAACTTCTTGATGTTTAACAAGAAAATTCATGGGGATCATATGGTGGAACTCCTCCGGTCGCTGGTTCAGCGACGGAACCAGGCTGATTGCTGGATGCAGTTATATGATCGTTGGTCTTCTGTTGATGATATTGGATCTCTAGCTGTTGTTCATCATATGCTGGCTAATGATCCAGGGAAAAGCCTTTTGCGTTTCAGACagtctcttcttctcttaag GCTAAATTGTCAAAAGGCAGCAATGCGTAGCCTTAGGCTGGCTAGAAACCATTCAAAGTCGGAGCATGAGAGACTTGTGTATGAAGGATGGATACTGTATGACACAGGCCACCGTGAGGAAGCTCTGGCCAAGGCTGAGGAATCTGTTTCTATACAAAGATCTTTCGAAGCTTATTTCCTTAAAGCTTATGCTCTTGCAGACTCCACACTTGACCCTGAGTCCTCAAAGTATGTCATCCAGCTCCTTGAAGAAGCACTTAGATGTCCATCAGATGGTCTTCGTAAGGGACAA GCTTTGAACAACTTGGGAAGTGTATACGTTGACTGTGGTAAGCTGGATCTTGCAGCTGATTGCTACAAGAACGCACTAACCATCAAGCACACACGAGCTCACCAAGGCCTGGCTCGTGTTTACCATCTGAAAAGCCAAAGGAAAGATGCGTATAATGAGATGACAAAGTTGATAGAGAAAGCTCAGAACAATGCATCGGCCTTTGAGAAGCGTTCAGAGTATTGTGACCGAGAGGTGGCACAGAGAGACCTAGTGATGGCGACACAGCTAGATCCTCTGAGAACTTACCCATACAGATACAGAGCCGCAG TTCTTATGGACGACCATAAAGAAATTGAAGCCATTGAAGAGTTGTCCAAAGCCATAGCATTTAAACCTGACCTCCAGCTTTTACATCTCCGAGCAGCATTCTTCGCTTCGATGCGTGAAACTACAGACGCTATCAGAGACTGTGAAGCAGCTTTGAGTATTGATCCATGCCACAAAGATACCATCAACCTCTATCACAAAGTACGTGAACCACAGGCATAG
- the LOC106443615 gene encoding uncharacterized protein LOC106443615 isoform X2, whose translation MALHLLLVLFSYMLLTQVVEGNTDDFDCVDIYKQPAFQNPLLKHHKIQEIFNLDDNLDRKNEYKVNDQRCPKGTVPILKQRNGTESVHLDTVEYPGQHFATIETVLDGSIYRGAEARISLHSLTVQNNQYSKSQIWLENGPRNELNSIQVGWAADGYKNSGCYNIQCPGFVIVTRIPWIGKAFSRTSIYGGNETISFTPQVFQDGLSGNWGLKIFNNVIGYWPKELFTHLNNGASLIRFGGNTFMSPDGISPPMGNEHFPVIDFQKSSHYLHVKVKNSNYQLVDIEDSKTRRYSDSYQCYRLSYWGYSKSNGVSFSFGGPGGDCGT comes from the exons ATGGCTTTACATCTGCTCCTCGTTCTATTTTCTTATATGCTTTTAACGCAAGTGGTTGAAGGAAACACTGAT GATTTTGACTGTGTTGATATATACAAACAACCAGCTTTCCAAAATCCACTGCTGAAGCACCACAAGATTCAA GAAATTTTCAATCTGGATGACAATCTTGATagaaaaaatgaatataaagtGAATGATCAACGTTGTCCAAAAGGAACAGTGCCAATATTAAAACAAAGAAATGGAACTGAGAGCGTTCATCTTGATACAGTCGAGTATCCGGGCCAACAT TTTGCAACAatagagaccgttttggatgggAGCATCTATCGAGGAGCTGAAGCTAGGATAAGTCTTCACAGCTTAACTGTGCAGAATAACCAGTACAGTAAAAGTCAAATTTGGTTAGAGAATGGACCCCGTAATGAACTCAATAGCATTCAAGTTGGTTGGGCA GCAGATGGTTATAAGAACTCTGGGTGTTATAACATACAATGTCCTGGCTTTGTTATTGTAACTCGAATTCCTTGGATTGGAAAAGCGTTTTCTAGAACCTCTATTTACGGTGGTAACGAAACAATTTCTTTCACACCACAAGTATTCCag GATGGCTTAAGCGGAAACTGGggattaaaaatattcaacaaTGTAATTGGTTACTGGCCCAAAGAATTATTCACACATTTAAACAACGGAGCATCTTTAATACGTTTTGGAGGAAATACATTTATGTCTCCAGATGGAATAAGTCCTCCAATGGGAAATGAGCATTTTCCGGTTATCGACTTTCAGAAGAGTTCACATTATCTGCATGTCAAAGTTAAGAACTCGAACTATCAATTAGTTGATATTGAAGACAGTAAAACAAGACGTTATTCAGATTCGTACCAGTGTTATAGATTATCGTATTGGGGTTATTCCAAGTCGAATGGAGTATCTTTCTCCTTCGGAGGTCCAGGTGGAGACTGTGGTACTTGA
- the LOC106443615 gene encoding uncharacterized protein LOC106443615 isoform X1, with protein sequence MALHLLLVLFSYMLLTQVVEGNTDDFDCVDIYKQPAFQNPLLKHHKIQEIFNLDDNLDRKNEYKVNDQRCPKGTVPILKQRNGTESVHLDTVEYPGQHFATIETVLDGSIYRGAEARISLHSLTVQNNQYSKSQIWLENGPRNELNSIQVGWAAHPRLYGDTRTRFTIYWTADGYKNSGCYNIQCPGFVIVTRIPWIGKAFSRTSIYGGNETISFTPQVFQDGLSGNWGLKIFNNVIGYWPKELFTHLNNGASLIRFGGNTFMSPDGISPPMGNEHFPVIDFQKSSHYLHVKVKNSNYQLVDIEDSKTRRYSDSYQCYRLSYWGYSKSNGVSFSFGGPGGDCGT encoded by the exons ATGGCTTTACATCTGCTCCTCGTTCTATTTTCTTATATGCTTTTAACGCAAGTGGTTGAAGGAAACACTGAT GATTTTGACTGTGTTGATATATACAAACAACCAGCTTTCCAAAATCCACTGCTGAAGCACCACAAGATTCAA GAAATTTTCAATCTGGATGACAATCTTGATagaaaaaatgaatataaagtGAATGATCAACGTTGTCCAAAAGGAACAGTGCCAATATTAAAACAAAGAAATGGAACTGAGAGCGTTCATCTTGATACAGTCGAGTATCCGGGCCAACAT TTTGCAACAatagagaccgttttggatgggAGCATCTATCGAGGAGCTGAAGCTAGGATAAGTCTTCACAGCTTAACTGTGCAGAATAACCAGTACAGTAAAAGTCAAATTTGGTTAGAGAATGGACCCCGTAATGAACTCAATAGCATTCAAGTTGGTTGGGCA gCGCATCCAAGATTGTACGGTGACACTCGCACGAGATTTACTATATATTGGACC GCAGATGGTTATAAGAACTCTGGGTGTTATAACATACAATGTCCTGGCTTTGTTATTGTAACTCGAATTCCTTGGATTGGAAAAGCGTTTTCTAGAACCTCTATTTACGGTGGTAACGAAACAATTTCTTTCACACCACAAGTATTCCag GATGGCTTAAGCGGAAACTGGggattaaaaatattcaacaaTGTAATTGGTTACTGGCCCAAAGAATTATTCACACATTTAAACAACGGAGCATCTTTAATACGTTTTGGAGGAAATACATTTATGTCTCCAGATGGAATAAGTCCTCCAATGGGAAATGAGCATTTTCCGGTTATCGACTTTCAGAAGAGTTCACATTATCTGCATGTCAAAGTTAAGAACTCGAACTATCAATTAGTTGATATTGAAGACAGTAAAACAAGACGTTATTCAGATTCGTACCAGTGTTATAGATTATCGTATTGGGGTTATTCCAAGTCGAATGGAGTATCTTTCTCCTTCGGAGGTCCAGGTGGAGACTGTGGTACTTGA